From Antedon mediterranea chromosome 9, ecAntMedi1.1, whole genome shotgun sequence, a single genomic window includes:
- the LOC140059406 gene encoding small ribosomal subunit protein uS12 isoform X1, with translation MGSGKPRGLRTARKLRNHRRDQRWHDKDYKKAHLGTALKANPFGGASHAKGIVLEKIGVEAKQPNSAIRKCVRVQLIKNGKKITAFVPRDGCLNYIEENDEVLVAGFGRKGHAVGDIPGVRFKVVKVANVSMWALYKEKKERPRS, from the exons ATGG GTAGTGGTAAGCCCAGAGGTCTGCGTACTGCACGTAAGCTAAGGAATCACAGACGAGATCAGAGATGGCACGATAAGGATTACAAAAAAGCTCATTTGGGCACTGCCCTCAAAGCTAATCCCTTTGGAGGTGCTTCTCACGCAAAGGGCATTGTTTTGGAAAAGAT TGGTGTAGAAGCCAAACAGCCGAACTCTGCTATCAGAAAGTGTGTCCGTGTTCAGTTGATTAAGAACGGTAAAAAGATTACCGCTTTCGTGCCTAGAGATGGTTGCTTAAACTACATTGAG gAAAACGATGAAGTGTTAGTTGCTGGGTTCGGGCGAAAGGGCCACGCCGTTGGTGACATCCCCGGAGTCCGTTTCAAGGTGGTGAAAGTAGCCAATGTATCCATGTGGGCCTTGTACAAAGAGAAGAAGGAAAGACCACGATCATAA
- the LOC140059405 gene encoding copine-8-like, with protein MAAYPPTGSFQPGQASVPATKVEVSIACRNLSDRDVMSKSDPMCVLYTTKLGTKEYAEYERTEQVKNTLNPEFVHKFNLTYCFEECQRLRFEIYDVDSPKQALDKHDFLGGIDCTLGEILGASGNKLTKPLDVNGKNSGEILIYAEEVSECKDLATFTMKGHKLDRKDFLGKSDPFLIFYRSNEDNSYTIVHKTEVIRNTLDPNWRPFALMVRKLCNGDYERSIKVECYDYDNDGSHDLIGEFITNMRQFAEGKKTFEIINLKKKDKKKNYKNSGTIELINCRVEVQPSFLDYIKGGTQLNFTVAIDFTASNGNANNPNSLHYIDPYRPNHYAQAIQAVGDIIQDYDTDKLFPVLGFGAKIPPRGHLSHEFPVNFNAENPFCVGIPGVMQAYQNCLPQVQFFGPTNFSPVINHVAKFAAAYPDGSNYFILLIITDGVISDMDLTKNSIIRASGLPMSIIIVGVGPAEFDAMEELDADKGALQNFGKVAERDIVQFVPFREYVGGVASGNLLLSQARLAKDVLAEVPEQFMSYMKKQGIKPFAEARPSQPIQVQ; from the exons ATGGCAGCGTATCCTCCAACAGGTAGCTTTCAGCCGGGGCAGGCATCTGTACCTGCAACAAAGGTAGAAGTATCTATTGCTTGTCG GAACTTGAGTGACAGAGATGTTATGTCTAAATCTGACCCAA TGTGTGTTTTGTATACAACAAAGCTTGGAACTAAAGAATATGCTGAG TATGAACGAACTGAACAAGTGAAAAACACATTAAATCCAGAATTTGTGCATAAATTCAATCTAACATACTGCTTTGAAGAGTGCCAGCGTCTTCGCTTTGAAAT ttatGATGTTGATTCACCAAAGCAAGCTCTGGACAAACAT GATTTTCTTGGTGGAATTGATTGCACACTCGGCGAGATTCTGGGGGCTTCTGGTAACAAGCTAACAAAACCATTAGA TGTGAATGGAAAGAATTCGGGAGAAATCTTGATATATGCAGAAGAAGTTAGCGAATGCAAG GATTTGGCAACTTTCACGATGAAAGGACACAAACTAGACAGGAAAGACTTCTTGGGCAAGTCAGACCCTTTCCTCATCTTCTACAGAAGCAACGAAGACAACAG CTACACAATCGTTCATAAGACTGAAGTGATCAGGAACACACTTGATCCAAACTGGCGCCCTTTTGCACTGATGGTTCGTAAGCTCTGTAATGGCGATTACGAGCGATCTATCAAAGTAGAGTGCTATGATTATGACAATGACGGCAG CCATGATCTGATTGGTGAATTTATTACTAACATGCGTCAGTTTGCTGAGGGAAAGAAGACATTTGag ATAattaatttgaagaaaaaagatAAGAAGAAGAATTACAAGAACTCTGGCACAATAGAACTGATAAATTGCCGAGTTGAAGTGCAACCAAGCTTTCTTGATTACATCAAAGGAGGAACGCAACTTAATTTTACTGTGGCCATTGATTTTACAGCATCTAATG GTAATGCAAATAATCCTAACTCTCTGCACTACATTGATCCATACCGACCTAATCACTATGCTCAAGCTATCCAAGCTGTTGGTGACATCATACAGGATTATGACACAGATAAATTGTTTCCAGTTCTTGGATTTGGTGCTAAAATTCCTCCTCGTGGACATCTGTCTCATGAGTTTCCAGTG aaCTTCAATGCAGAGAACCCGTTCTGTGTTGGGATTCCTGGTGTTATGCAAGCATATCAGAACTGCCTGCCTCAAGTACAGTTCTTTGGGCCTACTAACTTCTCTCCTGTCATAAACCATGTGGCAAA gTTTGCTGCAGCATATCCTGATGGATCTAACTACTTTATCCTGCTCATTATCACAGATGGCGTTATATCCGACATGGACCTTACTAAAAACTCCATCATAAGA GCTAGCGGATTACCCATGTCTATCATTATTGTTGGAGTTGGCCCAGCAGAATTTGATG ctATGGAAGAACTTGATGCTGATAAAGGCGCATTGCAAAACTTTGGTAAAGTTGCAGAAAGAGATATTGTACAG TTTGTTCCTTTTCGGGAGTATGTTGGTGGAGTTGCAAGTGGAAACCTCCTGTTGAGCCAGGCTAGACTAGCAAAAGATGTCTTAGCTGAGGTGCCAGAACAGTTTATGTCGTATATGAAGAAGCAGGGAATCAAGCCTTTTGcagaagctaggcctagccaaccAATACAGGTTCAGTAA